The Methanobacterium sp. region GTTATCCGGTGATTCATTGTACCAGTTATACTTGAAACTCGGTTCCATCGCCAAAGATGAATTCAGTGATATCGTGGCTTCAACCCGATTTATTGGTGGGAAGACCTCATTACCTAATAAATTAAGGATTTATTTCTTTGATGACAGCTTTTTAGATGTCTGGCTTTCCCGTGATGGTGATTATTCATATCATTGGGAACATAGAGCTCAAAGAGGCCTGTTACACCGATGGGATAATGCGCCTGATCACTTTGAATTAAACACGTTCCCTGAGCATTTCCATGATGGCTCTGATAAAAATGTTAAAGAAAGCACTTTAAATCATGATCCCAAAAAAGCCATTAGATACGTGCTTAATTTTATCAAAAATAAATTGAAAACCTTTGAAAGTTGATAAGATCATTTAATTCAAGAATAATTTTGTGATGACATAATCTAATAGAAAAGCTGAGGGGATAGTTATGAAAACGGTATTGAGTAAACTGGAAGAAATATTGGTAGGTACAGGGAAATACACCAGTAAGAAGGAGTTTATAGAAGATGCTTTGCGTGCGCTCCTCAGGGCAAAGCCAGAGTTGAAAAGAGATGTAGCAATAGAACTGTATAAAAAGGGAGAAGTATCTCTGTCCAGAGCTGCTGAGATCTGTGGACTGAATATAGAAGATTTTAAGGAGGTGTTGAAAGAGAGGGGCATTAAAATTTCAGTTCCAAGTATTCCCATCAAAGAAGTTGACGAAGAGGTAAAGAGAATATTAGAGACGGTCCGATGATTGTTTTTGATACTGATATTTTGAGCATGTTTGCAAAGAATAGATGCAGTTGATTTACTGAAGCATCTTTTTGATGATAGAGCAGTAATGACACCTAAGATAAGGGATGAAATTTCTGTGCCTCTAGAATATGGATATACGTCTCCATTAAAAGTGATTTCAACAATAAGAACTGTACCTTTAAGCAAGCAAGCATTAGAAGAATATGAAAGACTTCAAGGAAATCTAAGCTTAGGAAAAGGAGAACTGGAAGCAATCGCTTATTGTAAGACATATAAATGTACATTTGCAACCAATGACATAAAAGCAAGGGGATTTGCAAAGCGTGAAGGGGTTTCTGTTATCTCTTTACAGGCGATTTTGAAAACTCTCTGGAAAAAGAAGATAAAGAGCAAGGAAGAAGTCAAGCAAATACTTGAAAGAATTAAAGATGCAGATAATCTGGCGGTAAGCAGAGACGTTGAAATGGAAATATTTAGGGATGAAGGATCAATCTGAAAATCTCAATATTCTCAGGAGGTGAAAGGAACACATGAACATTCAAGAAATTGAGAAGAAATTAATCGAACTGGATAAAAATCTACATTCGATACTGGAAATGGTGAGAGAAGCGAAGAAGTCTGAAGAGGATGTTGTAGAATCTGTTGCCGGAGTGTGGGGATACGATGTGGATAGTGTGAAGTTCGTGAGAGAATTGAGGAGAACAGAGCAGGTATGAAACTTTTCATAGACACCTCGATCTTTGTGGATGCTTTGAGGACTAAGTAATTTGAGTCATCTAAATCTCTATTCAAGAGTTTACAGGAAGGGGATAAAGGTTTCACTTAATAAAAGCTCTGAAATTATTGTAATGAAGAAATGGAGCTATGAATTCATTCTTTTAAGGTCAGCTCTGGCCCTGGTTTTCCTGATTTTTATCTTCTTCAGCTACTGGAAATTTGACTTCAAAATATCTGAATTTACAAGGAGACGGTAAGATGCCAGACTGGATAACTCATGTTTTGGTTGCTTGGACTATTTGCACAGTTTTAAGCTTTAAATCTAAACAGTTTAATCCAGCAAATACAGCTATCTGCATGGTGGGAGCGTTAATTCCAGATGTCTATAAAATAGTGATACCACTTGAATATTTGGGTGTATATGCCTGGAACTTTATTCTGCCGTTCCACATGCCTGTAGGATCTTTTATAATTGCTACAATATTTTCATTATTCTTTAAGGAGCAGAAAACAGTGCTGTTGTTTCTTTTATTAGGGGTTTTAACTCATTACATGCTGGATTTGCTTCTTACGAATTTAAGTGAAGGTATATATTTGTTGTACCCGTTTTCGTGGAGTAGCTGGCAGTTCGATGTTATACCTGTTGATGATCTGAAAATTACTGTAATATCAATAGCTCTTGCTGTAGTGGTTTATTTTGTTTCATTTTGGAGGAAAAGAATTATTTTGAGTAATAAAACTTAAATCACTTTAAAAAATATATCTAAATATTTAAAACATCTCAAACACAGGAAATACATACTATTTAGTATTCAGTTAAAAAAATATGGTCACACTAATGTCATCGTGGTGACAAAAAAATCTGAATTTTACCTGAAAATGTCACCAGAGTGACAAATTTAACTTTGCTACATATTATAGAATAGTTAATATTCTTTAAAATTACAATTTAACTTGATAATGAAAAATAGAATAAATTCAACTTTTAAACTTCCCTCTTTTAGTTGTAAATCTGATTGCAAATCTTTCACCTGGTAACTTTTTTATACAATTGAATACAATTTTTATTCGGTCAATAAACTTTGAATATATTAATAGAGATCTTAAAATAGAATTAATAGATGATTAAATGAATGAAGAAGGACATAAGAAAAAAGCAGAAGAAATCGAATCAGCCTTAAATGAATTACTTCCAGATCCTGAAGGTAAATATGTGGTTGCTATAACTGAATTAACTTATGGAATCTTACAGCACTTAATCGCATATAACATGGAAACTAAATATGGGAGACATTTAGATACACACGTTGGCTTACCAAGAGAACTTCGTAAAGCCCAAGAAACTGAGATAGCAGAAATTTTCGAAACTCTGGACTCTTTAAGGGTTGGCAGATGGTACGGTTCTAAAGGAAACGGAGATGTTGTTAAGAAATGCCTGGAACTTATCGCAAAAGTCAAAGAATGGGAAAAGTATGATAGAAGAGGAATTTAAATTACCGCTTATGGACTTAATTGAAAAAGCTGGTGAAATACCTAATTTGATTGCTATTATATTATTTGGTTCTGTAGTTACAGGTGGTGTCTCTAAAAAGAGCGATATAGACCTGCTACTTGTTTTCGATACAGACCATAATCCTGAAATAGGGAAAGAATCAGAAATAGCCCATAAAATAGCTACAGAAATTTCTATTAAACACGATTTAAGACATCCTTTCTCCCTTATATTTGTCAATAAGAGACATATGGAGGAGATAGAGCCTGATTTTCTCTGGAATGTGGCTAAAGAAGGAATTTTGATCTGGAGTCGACCGGTGGATATTTTAATGGGAGAAAATCATCCTTCTTTAGAGCCTATGATACTTATCAAATATTCCACTAAAAATTTAGCCGAAAAAGAAAAAAGAAAATTGTTAAGGAGTCTTTATTCATCCAAAAAAAAGCTAATAAATAAAGAAAAGGAAAGATTAGGGCAAGGAATTATTTTAACCACTGCAAAAAAATTTGATAAACTTAAAGACCTTCTGGACTCATTTAACACGAACTATTCTGTTAAAAAAATATGGTCACACTAATGTCACCATGGTGACAAAAAAATCTGAATTTTACCTGAAAATGTCATCGTGGTGACAAAAAAAATCTGAATTGCAGTACGTATTTGGAATATTTAAATTTGAAGGTGAAAGAATGAATAGAATCACAGATAAAGCTGTTAAAAAATAGATAGATAGTTTTCTGGAGATGGTTAATAAAGAAATATTCGCCTGAAAAAATCTTGATATTTGGAAGCAGAGCCAGAGGAGATTATCTGATTGACAGGGATGTGGATATGAAAATTTTTAAATAATAAATCATAATTCTTATAAAATGAATAAATATCTACTGTTAAGGTGCTCTAAATGATGGATTTTAAAACCCATAAAATAGATGAATATAAACGGAAAAAAATTAAAGAGAATATTGCCTCTGCTTTAGAATTAAAAGAAGAAATAATCTTTGCTTATATTCATGGATCATTTCTAGAAGACTATTTTAGAGATGTTGACGTGGCAATCTACCTTAAGAAAGTGGGAAGTAAAAAAGAGATTCTTCAATATGAATTAGCTCTTGAAAGAGAACTTGAAGAGATCGTTGGCTTTCCAGTTGATATCAGAATTATTAATTATGCACCTTTATCCTTTAGATTTAAAGTAATAAGAGATGGAGTTCTTCTTTTCAGCAAAGATGAAGGAATTAGAAGTGATTTTGAATCATTAAGCATAGTAAAATATCACGATTTTAATTTCATAAGAAAAATGTATGGGAGAGAGGCTCTTGGCATCCGAATTCGATGAAGATAAGATATTTAAATTATCTTCAGAAGTCTTTAACTCATTAGATATGTTAAAAGAACTTTCTAAACTACCAAAGGATGATTTTTTAGAAGATAAATTTAAAGTAGCCAGTGCCAAATACTTCCTGATAGTTTCAATTGAAGCAACAATCGATATGTGTAATCATCTCATCTCAAGAAATAGATTTCGAATACCAGAAAGTTATGCAGATACATTTAAGGTAATTGCAGAGTGTGGAGTTATATCTAAAGATTTAATGGAAAAATTAATAGAAATGGCAAAATTCAGGAATAGATTGGTCCATATTTATTGGGAAGTAGATGAAGAAGTCATTTATGAAATAATAAAAGAAGACATTAGAGATATTGAAGAATTCATGGATAAATTTATGGAATTTTTGAATAAAAACTGATTAATTTAATTTTGACTCATAACTCAAAGAATATAATAAAATCACCTAAAACAATTAAATATACCTAAATAATCATTTAAAGGTCTTTTCTTTTGTAAATCTTATCATTGGGTCTAAACTTTATAGAAAAGTTATAAATTAAAACTTGAAAACTGATTAAGATTATATTTCAAATATATTTCTTAATTTTCCATTAACTTCAGACCTTAAATCATCATCCAGTTCCCCTAATTCACCCATAATCAAATCTTTTAATACAGTGGCAATTTTATCCAGCTTTATAACTGAATCAAGTTTTAATCCTGATTTTTTAAAGCCAGTATGACTTTCTTTCAATACGATATCTACATTAGATGATTTATGTGGTATTTTTGAGGATATAAATGATAGAACTACATCTTTTTCCCCTTCATAAATAACCAGAGCAGGTCTAAGTTTGGCTGCAGTTAAATCTGTAAAAGGAAATGGTACAAGAACTATCTTTCCTTTCATTTATATCTTACCTTCAAATCCTTTAACCTGTAAATATCTGGTTCATTTTCAAAAAATTCAGATAAAGACTTGTCTGATAGCTTCATCAATGATGAAATTTCCTTTTCATATAAAAGTTCATCCACCTTTTTTGAAATTTCCATTACCTGTTGTTTTATATCCCTAATATCAGCTTCCATATCAGTCATGAACTTACGCCCCTTGATAATTAATTTATTATTAAGCATGTAGTAGCTTGATTTATACTTACATTAAAGCAAGGAAAATCTAATTGTTTTATATTTCTAATTTTAGATTATTTAATTATATCTAATTCTGGGCTCTGTAAAGCTATTGGGGTTGAGCAGATTTACTGAAATATTTTTGACTTAATAATGTCTTTGTTTACTGAAAACAATAATTAACGAATATGAAATATTGATGAACATTCCAACACCCGTTAACTTTACAGTCCCCTTAAATCTAAAAATTTTAATAGAATTAAATCAATAGGATATGTATAAAAGTTTTTCTATGAAGTCGTATGAAAGGAGAGAAAAAAATGGATGTGATTGCTGAAGTAAGTAAAATTATAAACATCCCCAAAAATGAGATTATAACCAAGGGAATGCTTGCTTTCATAGAAAAAGAAATTAGACTGGCAGAGTTAGACCTTGCAGATATCAGGGAGAGATATGATGAACTCAGAGATAATTAAGGAATTAAAAGCCATAAGGAAGGATTTAGAATATATAAAAGAACATATGGTTGATATAGATGC contains the following coding sequences:
- a CDS encoding DUF86 domain-containing protein → MGERLLASEFDEDKIFKLSSEVFNSLDMLKELSKLPKDDFLEDKFKVASAKYFLIVSIEATIDMCNHLISRNRFRIPESYADTFKVIAECGVISKDLMEKLIEMAKFRNRLVHIYWEVDEEVIYEIIKEDIRDIEEFMDKFMEFLNKN
- a CDS encoding nucleotidyltransferase domain-containing protein, whose translation is MMDFKTHKIDEYKRKKIKENIASALELKEEIIFAYIHGSFLEDYFRDVDVAIYLKKVGSKKEILQYELALERELEEIVGFPVDIRIINYAPLSFRFKVIRDGVLLFSKDEGIRSDFESLSIVKYHDFNFIRKMYGREALGIRIR
- a CDS encoding metal-dependent hydrolase; the encoded protein is MPDWITHVLVAWTICTVLSFKSKQFNPANTAICMVGALIPDVYKIVIPLEYLGVYAWNFILPFHMPVGSFIIATIFSLFFKEQKTVLLFLLLGVLTHYMLDLLLTNLSEGIYLLYPFSWSSWQFDVIPVDDLKITVISIALAVVVYFVSFWRKRIILSNKT
- a CDS encoding nucleotidyltransferase domain-containing protein; this encodes MIEEEFKLPLMDLIEKAGEIPNLIAIILFGSVVTGGVSKKSDIDLLLVFDTDHNPEIGKESEIAHKIATEISIKHDLRHPFSLIFVNKRHMEEIEPDFLWNVAKEGILIWSRPVDILMGENHPSLEPMILIKYSTKNLAEKEKRKLLRSLYSSKKKLINKEKERLGQGIILTTAKKFDKLKDLLDSFNTNYSVKKIWSH
- a CDS encoding type II toxin-antitoxin system PemK/MazF family toxin codes for the protein MKGKIVLVPFPFTDLTAAKLRPALVIYEGEKDVVLSFISSKIPHKSSNVDIVLKESHTGFKKSGLKLDSVIKLDKIATVLKDLIMGELGELDDDLRSEVNGKLRNIFEI
- a CDS encoding UPF0175 family protein, which gives rise to MKTVLSKLEEILVGTGKYTSKKEFIEDALRALLRAKPELKRDVAIELYKKGEVSLSRAAEICGLNIEDFKEVLKERGIKISVPSIPIKEVDEEVKRILETVR
- a CDS encoding DUF6516 family protein, which gives rise to MYQLYLKLGSIAKDEFSDIVASTRFIGGKTSLPNKLRIYFFDDSFLDVWLSRDGDYSYHWEHRAQRGLLHRWDNAPDHFELNTFPEHFHDGSDKNVKESTLNHDPKKAIRYVLNFIKNKLKTFES